A genomic window from Babylonia areolata isolate BAREFJ2019XMU chromosome 9, ASM4173473v1, whole genome shotgun sequence includes:
- the LOC143286123 gene encoding LOW QUALITY PROTEIN: gamma-soluble NSF attachment protein-like (The sequence of the model RefSeq protein was modified relative to this genomic sequence to represent the inferred CDS: deleted 1 base in 1 codon) codes for MATQSDKKLCEGLEHLRLADKCMKTSLFKWKPDFDGAAAEYGKAATAFKNAKAFEQAKESYMKAADAQKAMNSPFHAAKSYEQAGLLCKENKEYDEAVRLMEMASYMFQEHGTPDTAAICLEKAAKMVEQVNAGKAITLYKKACEVGECEDRPRQSGEAIGKAARLLVKENRFDEALECLKKEIGYYAEVEGYAHIRKLVMGIILIHLHQEDYVAADLFFRDALNFPEFGSSEEAGALQDLLKAYDDGDDENVRSTLSLPLFKYMDNAFAKLARDMKVPVGLGSGNGGKSPIGGTTGGSGGAGDGEEEDEFPGGLC; via the exons ATGGCGACTCAAAGCGACAAGAAGCTGTGTGAAGGTTTAGAACACCTTCGTCTGGCTGATAAATG caTGAAAACCTCATTGTTTAAATGGAAGCCAGATTTTGATGGTGCAGCTGCTGAATATGGAAAAGCAG CCACTGCGTTCAAGAATGCCAAGGCCTTTGAGCAAGCCAAAGAAAGCTATATGAAGGCTGCAGATGCTCAAAAAGCCATGAACTC CCCGTTCCATGCTGCCAA GAGCTACGAACAAGCCGGCTTGCTGTGCAAGGAGAACAAGGAGTACGACGAAGCGGTCCGTCTTATGGAGATGGCATCCTACATGTTCCAGGAACACGGCACCCCTGACACTGCTGCCATCTGTCTGGAAAAAGCCGCCAA AATGGTGGAACAGGTGAACGCAGGCAAAGCCATCACACTGTACAAGAAGGCGTGTGAAGTTGGAGAG tgtgaagacAGACCTCGGCAGTCAGGGGAGGCCATTGGCAAAGCGGCACGTTTGCTTGTGAAAGAAAACAG GTTTGACGAAGCTCTGGAGTGCCTGAAGAAGGAGATTGGGTACTACGCGGAGGTGGAGGGATACGCTCACATCCGTAAACTGGTCATGGGCATCATCCTCATACACCTCCATCAGGAGGACTACGTGGCTGCTGACCTCTTCTTCAGGGACGCtctcaa CTTCCCGGAGTTCGGATCGAGTGAAGAGGCA GGTGCCCTGCAGGATCTGCTGAAGGCGTACGATGACGGGGATGACGAGAATGTCCGAAGCACTCTGTCCCTGCCGCTCTTCAAGTACATGGACAACGCC TTTGCCAAGTTGGCGCGGGACATGAAGGTTCCAGTGGGCCTGGGATCAGGCAACGGTGGCAAGTCTCCCATAGGTGGCACCACCGGCGGCTCCGGGGGGGCaggagatggggaggaagaggacgaaTTCCCCGGAGGTCTGTGCTGA
- the LOC143286122 gene encoding charged multivesicular body protein 4b-like gives MSGIMAKLFGGGKKGKAPTPQEGIQRLREVEEMLMKKSDFLEKKIETELQTAKKYGTKNKRSALQALKRKKRFEKQLQQIDGTLSTIEFQREALENASTNTEVLKVMGVAAKALKETHNNLDVDKVHDLMDEVAEQQEIANEIGEAISNPVGFGQEVDDDELLAELEEMEEEELNRQLLDVGGSVTDELPAVPSAEPSRPEPRVAQKDDDDEMKELAAWAS, from the exons ATGAGCGGCATAATGGCAAAGCTGTTCGGTGGTGGGAAGAAAGGTAAAGCTCCCACTCCACAAGAAGGAATCCAGAGGTTACGCGAAGTGGAAGAGATGTTGATGAAGAAATCGGACTTCCTTGAGAAGAAAATCGAAACAGAACTCCAAACAGCAAAAAAATATGGCACAAAGAACAAGAGAT ccGCGTTGCAGGCATTGAAGCGCAAGAAGCGTTTTGAGAAGCAGCTGCAGCAGATTGATGGAACACTGTCCACCATCGAGTTCCAGCGAGAAGCTTTGGAGAATGCCTCCACCAATACTGAGGTGCTCAAAGTCATGGGCGTTGCTGCTAAAGCCCTGAAGGAGACTCACAacaatct TGATGTGGACAAGGTACACGACCTTATGGACGAAGTTGCGGAGCAACAGGAGATAGCCAATGAAATTGGGGAGGCCATATCCAACCCCGTTGGCTTTGGTCAGGAGGTGGACGAT GATGAACTGTTAGCGGAGctggaagagatggaggaagaggaactGAACCGCCAACTGCTGGATGTTGGTGGATCTGTGACAGATGAACTGCCTGCCGTTCCCTCTGCAGAACCCTCCAGGCCTGAACCCCGTGTTG CGCaaaaagatgacgacgatgagatGAAGGAGCTGGCGGCCTGGGCATCCTAA